The DNA window AAGACGTGGGACTGAAATAGGCCAGCGGCAGGAATCAAACCAGCAGCACATTAAAGATTGCGCCACCCAAGAGTTTCATAAGcctaatttaaatttaaataatttttcaatGCAGGGTTACAAATTTTGGGACAAAAGGTGTCATTTGTTGTTCTAAGAGAATATGGTCCAGGATTTTGAAGTATGAGACCaactcccccaaaaaacatgttcaaaacaGCAATTTGGATGGCAAATACTTTTAGTCTGGAAAACACGGTGAGTGTTCTGCGCTCAGTGTCTGTCGTACTTTCAATTGCTCTATGTTTCAGGCTTTTAACACACAAATCTTTACAAGCTTTACGATTGTCTCACCATTGGTGAATGATACTACATAATGTTGCATTGCGACTTGACATAGAACGTGCATGCTTCCTCAGGGCGGAACCTTATCTGTGTTGAAGTTAATTTAGCACCACGTAAAAGCAATTTGTAAGGCAAACACAGCATATAAAAGGAATTCTTGTCATCGTTCTCAGTGTGAGGCATCAAGACTGCAAAGGTAACTTTACATCTTATCCTTGCAAACCGaacttttcagttttcatCCGATTCTTGCTTTGTTAGAAGAGATGTTCTGTAAATGTAAGGCTGATATGTCATGTTGGAAATatgaaacattgttttttttattgcagatGGCATTTTCTCTTCGCTTAACGTCTCTCCTTTGTGGGATCAGTGGACTGTTGACTGGAGTCGTAAGTCAAAATCTCAATCACTGACTTAAATTAATGTTCAGTATTGTGTTTTGTGCATTTTAGGGCTGCAgctattaattattttaaaaatctatGTCTGTCCATTAAAGTGTCTTTTATGAGTTCCTTTAATTCTTAGAATGTCAGAAAATTGACAACATCCTTGaccattgttttccaaagtaaaagcggATGCAAATGcctcatttttaatatatatatatatatagatatatatatatgtaccaGCTCTGGTTcgaataaaacacaaatctgagaatatttagaaaaacattctTAAATTCTGAGGggttgaaaatgttcaaataaaacaaattctcAGTGGTTATTCGATTATGAGAGAATGTATTGATTCATTTGCTAACTGATTATTTTGCAATTTGCTAAACCTTTGCACTACTAATATTGGTGtcttcatttgtgtcactGTTCTGTAGTCTgattttgtgcttttgttcTTCACAGTGGTCTTTCCCAAAGGTCAAGAACCAAGGTTAGCAGTGCAAGCTCAATACTTGTCAATTCCTCTTAAAACAGCAATTGTTTTGCAGATAAAGATTGCCCCAAAGGCTGGACTCGCTTGGACTGTCACTGTTACATCTACCAAGCTCATGAGAGGACCTTTGCAGATGCAGAGGtacggcaaaaaaaatattttatcaaatgTCTAGCGAATCcgaacaagtaaaaaaaaacgtatgaCTCTTTTATTCATCAGAGCGTCTGCAACATTCTTGGTGGCAATCTTGTTTCCATCCACAACGCCCTGGAAAATGCCTTTGTTCTGGAACTGATTCGAGCGGGCGGTAACACTAGCCCCATTTGGATTGGACTCACTGATGCAATTGAGGTGAAAGATTGACCAgaacaaatgttttgactaaatCCTGTCACTTGTGTACAGTAGAACTATTTTCACCACATGTACCAGATGTAGATTTAAGGTTTGTATTGATGTTGACAACATCCGCACCcagctcctctcctcttctggCCCCTCCACTTCACCTCCACCCCCCTTCCTTCCACCCGGGACAGTCCAGCCTCTCCGCTGCTTCTCCCCTATCTTGCAGTCGGAGgtagatgacatcatcaaaaagtATGGGCGACCGGGCCTTCTGCCATGCAGCCCCCACACTGTGGAActccctccccgaccacctaagagcaccccaatccactgactctttcaaaaccggacttaaaactc is part of the Syngnathus acus chromosome 6, fSynAcu1.2, whole genome shotgun sequence genome and encodes:
- the LOC119123938 gene encoding lectin-like isoform X1, whose amino-acid sequence is MAFSLRLTSLLCGISGLLTGVWSFPKVKNQDKDCPKGWTRLDCHCYIYQAHERTFADAESVCNILGGNLVSIHNALENAFVLELIRAGGNTSPIWIGLTDAIEENHFIWTDGSKRDFFPFAASEPNNSGDCIELYEFSGLWDDTGCARPFPYVCIRDVIPSSH
- the LOC119123938 gene encoding lectin-like isoform X4; protein product: MAFALRLTVLLCGISGLLTGVWSFPKVKNQDKDCPKGWTRLDCHCYIYQAHERTFADAESVCNILGGNLVSIHNALENAFVLELIRAGGNTSPIWIGLTDAIEENHFIWTDGSKRDFFPFAASEPNNSGDCIELYEFSGLWDDTGCARPFPYVCIRDVIPSSH